ACAACGCGCTTCATCGCATCGGCGAGCAGCATGCGTCCCAGCCCCTGCCCCTGCGCCGACCGATCCACCGCCAGCCGGCCGACCAGAGCGCAGGGCACCGGGTGACGCGGCAGCTTGCGCGAGAGCTCTTCGGGAAGCGAGGACAGATCGACCGACACCGCGCTCAACGTATAGAAGCCGAGCACGACGTCGGCATCGCCGGAGGTGCAGACGAAGACCCTCGCGATCCGGCGCCGGAGATCCTGTCCCGCCTGCCGTGCCAGGTAGCGGTCCAGTTCGAGAAGGCCGCAGGAAAAAGCCGTCCGGTCGTGCCGTCTTTCCAGCGGCCCGATGATCGGAGTATCGGGACCGGTCAACGCGAAACGACGCGCCGGGCGTGCTCCTCCAGAGCGGCGATGAGCCGGTCGTTGGGCGGTGGTGGATCGGCGAGGGCATCGAAGAAGCGCGTCGCGTCCTCGCGAGCGAGCGCCACGGTCTCATGCCTTTCGATAGTCTTCTCGGCGGTTTCGAGGGCGCTGGACACGATGAAGGCGCTCACGGTCTTGCCCTCAACGGAGGCGGCGTGTTCGATCTGCCGCTTCGCGGTTTGGCTGAGCCGCAAGTTAATGCGCTCACTATGGGTCGTGTTGGTGGAGGCCATGGTGCCAATCTCCTTCCGTAGCACGATGTACGTCGCTTGGGTGCCTGCTGCAAGTTCGTAGGAGCACTTTGGGCTAACGCGAGGGACTTGGAGAAGCGGCCGGGACCTTCAGACCCAGAATCCGAGGGTCTCGAAGGCAGAATGCTACCGTTGGGA
This window of the Rhodospirillaceae bacterium genome carries:
- a CDS encoding GNAT family N-acetyltransferase; its protein translation is MTGPDTPIIGPLERRHDRTAFSCGLLELDRYLARQAGQDLRRRIARVFVCTSGDADVVLGFYTLSAVSVDLSSLPEELSRKLPRHPVPCALVGRLAVDRSAQGQGLGRMLLADAMKRVVAVGETAAMHALVVDAANDDAKRFYEGFGFVPLTDGRMRLFLPLGQAALRGSKV
- a CDS encoding DUF1778 domain-containing protein, which produces MASTNTTHSERINLRLSQTAKRQIEHAASVEGKTVSAFIVSSALETAEKTIERHETVALAREDATRFFDALADPPPPNDRLIAALEEHARRVVSR